ATCCATCTTGAAGTATCTAGTGAAATCCCTAAACTTCAGGTTTCTCTTTTAGGTTACATGTTCTAGATTATTCGAACTAAAAATATCAGGACAGATGTGTGGTTATCATATACTATCACCCACGACAGCTTAATACTACAACCTGCAGCAACAACTAAAAAAATCTTGATCTTTACAGCCGCAGGATTACATGTGTGTATTGTACAAAAAGGGAGATTATGCTAATTACTGAGCCGAGAGAGAAAGTTACGCAAAGTTGCTCTTGCTCTCTTTCTGTCACTATAAATTATGCAaagttgctctctctctctctctctctttacaaTTGAGAGGTCTAATGAAGTGCCCTAGTAGTCAATTGTGACATGGTTAACTACATTTTTTTCTTAGATCAATTTGTCCAGTAGCTAGCAAGGCATCACATCACAGATCGATGCATCGACTCAGCCCTTGCCGATTTAGTGAATCTGCAAATCCTAATTAGAACAGTTGATCAGTAATATTGACGTACATGCAAGTTGTCACATGACAGATGATGATGATTGATGAGGCCATGGAGGTAGATAGAAACACAACGCGTGTTTAGTCACCGGACGTTTGGCTTAAGCCCGCTGGCAATGTAAAGTGTCATATTCTAGTAGCAATTGATTTGCGCAGTAGCGAAGTTTACCAATTCAGTGAATATGCACGGTACCAAGACAATATCTTAACCAATCAAGATCTGACAGACATCGCGAAACGAGAGATGACCTAGATATGAGATGACTTGGGGATCGATCGAGGTCCAACTAATTAACAATGTAAGTGGCTGTATTTTCCAAAGTTAGCTAAGCATAAGCTATGAGAAGACTTAAGGAATTGATCGAGGTCCTCCATCGATCTGATTAGCCGATCGATGGACCCTTAATTTGTTCTTGTTAACCGAGCGTGGACCTGCTGGACACACTAGCTCGTGTTTTCACATGGGGTTGGGTTTGTATTATCGATCGAGATCAGAACAAAAATTTCGCGAGTGAAATAGTAAACCAAAGTGTAGCAGCTAAATCAGGGAAACAGGTAACGTAATTAAGTAGCTAGGGACGGAAGACAGCTGAATGAATACAATTAAACACAATAAGGCAGGAGGAGTGAATGGGGGTGGATGCCTTGCTCACCTTTTTTGACCGACCCCCAGTTCAGTCCACAGGCTGAAGCAGTGAGCGACAACAATCTGCACATCGCCCAACCGCATAACTCAGCTGATTTGTTGATGAATATCCTTGTGAATTCGATCTCATGTTAGAATTCCTGTTAAAGGAAAGGGGAAGAAAGTATTGGACTAACTGGACTGGACGTTGGGACGATCATATTCTGATGAAAAGCATGTTTGAGAGTGAGGGACGAACCATTGGCATATGCGCGGCGACCGAGGAGAAGGTTGAGTCCAATCCTGATGCAGCTCTTGAAGAAGGGGATCCGTCCGTTGCGACATTCCGTCGAACAGCTGCCACGAGCATGCACGTACTCCATGGATCGAGTAGCATGACAGCGGGCCGAAGCAGAGCAAGAGACGTCGGGAGTGGCCGGGGAGAGGGATCACCGTGGATGGAATGGGGGAGAGGGGGGGAGAACGGCGGCGACAACGACCAGGAGGCAGTGAGAGGGGAGCCCGGCGACGAGCTCCTTGTTGGCATCAGCAATTTCTCATGGAGATGTGCCTCACAGGCCTCTTAAGACTGAAAGGCACATCCCATCTTTTCTCACAAGCAACACCGTGCCCAAGGTTTTGACTTTCGGTTTGTGAAATTTCTCACCCCAGACCGAGATGGCCGAATATCGGCCATTTTCAAAAATTTCGGCCGGAATTTGACCCAAATTTGGCTTAAATTTGATCAAATTTTGACCAAAATCCATTTTTTCGCCGGAAGGTATTTTTCGCCCCTGAtcgagatggccgaaattcggtCGAAATCCATTTTTCTCGGCCGAAATTCAAAACACAGACCGTGCCTCCTCAAATGTACCATTAAACATACACGTATGTACTGTAGTAGATAAAGAAGCACCAAAGAAACATGAACGATATGGGACATCCCAAATCAGGGTAAACAGACTTCAAAGTATGGTAAATAGCTTTATTCTTTTGTTGCACGCATTTGATGTACCAGCATTGATTTACTGTGTCTCTAAAAGTCAAAATTAAGCTCCATCGCGCTGAGAGTATTCTAAATCATAGATGTTCTCCAGAGTTCACTATGCATGACAACAGCATGTAAACATACGACAAATGCAAGCAGTAAAACAGATTACACCTGAAGTCACTCTAACTTATTTTACGCATCGGCCTGGTGGGATGCTTTAATTTGTTCTTACGAAGTTTCCTCGGGGGCTTTCTCATCGCCCTTCTGCGCCTTGATGTACTTTGTGATGGCCTCAGCAATACGAGCGAAAGTGCTGGTGGTGATAAAGGATGCGTTACCTGTGTGCTCATCCTCAACTTCATATTCCACTGTTGATCTTATTATACATGTCTTATCTGCATCTCCGACAATCTCTAGTCGTACCAAATACTTCAGAAATCCTAGATCGAGGAGACCTCCTTCTATTACCAGTGCCTCCTTGACAAAGTTATCATTGTCAATCTTGATGAACTTCTCTTTCTGGTATTCCAATCCAGGGATTCCTAGCATGAATTAATCACCAAATTAAAATAACTACCGGCCTAAAGCTAGGAGTTTTGGGTGCATATTCCAAGAGGAAAACAAGACCTTGCTGGTCGGAAGTATATGGATTCAGATTCTAACCAGGAGGAAAGGTGAGACGCAAGACTGTTCCAACACCACCATCTCCAACCACAACCTCGACCTTCGAGAGCACGTCAGGAAGCAATTGAGGGATCAACTGGCCCAAAAGGAGGCCTCCATAGACCTCCCATACCTCGGCTGCTGGCAGGCTACTCTTCAACTCATGGCAGAGGCTCCCTTTCATTTCTTTTGGAGTAATCTTGCTTTTGTTGACCTCTGTGTGGCTTGCCAACGAGTGCGCCTGTGTACATATATAGATTTCAGTTTGTGCACAATTGTGTGGGTACTGCATTGTGAGAATATGTTCGTtgggatcactagtagaaaaggaggctttggtccaggccgggtaaccccattagtgccggttcagtctagaaccgggaccaatgggggcattggtcccgattcgtgagtccagggggccggccgggccatgtgggccattggtcccggttcatctggaccttttggtcccggttggtgccacgaaccggtactaaagattccattttcaaactctaccccccctgtggatcgcattttcagtttaaaaaaataaaagaaaaatgatgtaaatgtcaaaaaaataaaagaaaataagtttcccatgtgatatgtggtctagttgttgggaaaatttgcaaatgtgaattttgactttatttgcaaaatctctctgaaatttgtaaaagtgggcataacttttgcatactaactcggatgaaaaagttttttatatgaaaaatcatctactcgaaaagttacatccgaatttaaaggggggaaccccgttaaacattttcaaaatcctcaaaaacctaatagaaaaaagttacagggcttttaagatctagagtgaaaaaaatcgaaaaaattcaaacagtgggcaaactgtggtaaaaaatggtcaaactaattattctagaatattagtgttactaaataattatttcatttatttcaattttggtcaaatctggtcaaactgtggtcaaacaatggtcaaactaattattcaagaaatattaatgttactaaataattattgttttttaaacaatagtttcaaaataaaatatgaaatgtgtcacttcatgctcaagcaaaattcctgaaggttaataggattgacatcttagtattgtcaggaaaacaacaaatgcagacttggagcgaggaagaATAGAatccgaaagttaagcgtgctcaggctgggggagtgggaggatgggtgatcgttcgggaagttagatgatttgtgTAGAAGGACAAAATATGGGCTGTGCAATCtcaatgtattgatcggtgcaccaggcacgtatatataagtacagaggtgggccacaacctcaactatacaaaggaaacaggaggtgggccctacacacaaatatacacgtacataatatactcaacaccccccagcagtcgaagcggcgccagtgacgcaaagactggaacgaaactcctcgaaggtggaggtcggcagtcccttcgtcatcacatcggcgaactgctgagcggtcggcacatggagaacccgcatgcgtccaagagccacctgctcgcgcacaaagtgaatgtccagctcgatgtgtttagtccggcgatgatgaacggggttggcggagaggtacaccgcagagacgttgtcacagtagacaaccgtagcctgggacacgtcgtgatgcagctcctgcagtaactgtcgtagccaggtgcactcggcgacggcgttggctacggctcggtactcagcctccgcgctAGAGCGCGAAATAGTGGGTTGTCGCTTAGACGACCACGAGACGAGTGAaggaccgaggtagacgcagtagccagaggtggaccgacgggtgtcagggcagccagcccagtcagcatcGGAGTAGGCCACCATCTCCAGAGAAGGAGACGCCGTGAGTGTGAGCCCGAGGGACATCGTGCCGCGGATGTAGCGAAGGATCCGCTTCACGAGAGTCCAATGAATgtcacgaggggcgtgcatgtggagacacacctgctgaacagcataCTGAAGATCCGGTCGAGTGAGAGTCAAGTACTGAAGAGCGCCGACAATAGACCGGTAGAACGGAGCATCTGACGCAGGTGAGCCGTGAAGAGCAGAGAtcttggccttcgtgtcaacaggagtagcaacAGGATGATAGTTGAGCATACCGGCACGCTCAAGAAGCTCATgtgcatacttctgctgatgaagaaagaaaccgtccgggcgccgaacgacctcaatgccaaggaaataatgtagagcacccaagtccttaatagcaaactcgtcacgcagccggagagtaatctgctgaagGACAACTGCGGAggaggccgtcaggatgatgtcgtcgacttaaagcagcaaatatgcagtcgtgtcaccgtggcgatagacaaacagtgaggcgtccgagcgagtaacgctgaagcccagtgtctgaagaaacccggcgatccgctggtaccaggcgcggGGGGCCTGCTTGAGCCCGTAAAGAGAGCGGGACAGCAGACACACATGGCCGGGAAGTGTGGCGTCGACAAAATCGGTGGGTTGCTCACAAaacacctgctcctcaagatgaccgtggaggaaggcgttggagacatccatctggtgAACAGGCCAGCCGCGAGAGACGGCGAGCTGGAGGAaggtgcggatcgtgcccggtttcacAGCCGGGGCAAACGTCTCCGTGAAGTCAACGCCAGCGCGCTGGCGGAAACCGCGAACCACCCAGCGAGCCTTCTAGCGCTCGAGTGTACCGTCTGAGCGGGTCTTAtggcgaaagacccacttgccggtgatgacgttggcgcgaggaggccggggaaccagtgtccaggtgcggttccgttgaagagcatcgaactcttcctgcattgccgcaagccagtgaggatcacggaGGGTGGCGCGAGCGGACGCAGGAATGGGCGACGGCTCCACGGCGGAGGCGGCGAGGACGTACTCGTCACGCGAGTACCGGAGACTCGGACGATGAACGCCGGCGCGAGCGCGGGTGACGGGGCCGGACGGAGCCACGGGAGCcaccggcgaggcggccggcgatgGGGCCAGCGTGgcggccggcgaggcggccggcgtggAGGCCGGCGTGGCGGCCGGCGACGGGGCCGGCGAGGCAGCCGACGTGGCGACCGGCAACGGGGCCGACGACGGAGCCGGCGAGGCGGCCGGGGAGGGCGCCGGCGTcgaggccgcggaggaggcggcTGAGCCGGCAGCGCCCGACCCTGCGGCGCCCAAGTCGGGGGCGGCGGGTGAAGGCGGGGCGCCGGCTGCGCCGACTGCGCCTGCCGGTAGAGGGGCACGGGGACCGccgaagcccggaggcggtccgCGAGCCAGACGAGATCGTCCACCTGACGGGGTCGTCGGAGAGCCGCCGGTGGCCGGCGGTGACGAGACGACAAGGGGTACGTGCTGCTGAAACGGAaacaccatctcatcaaagtaaacatgtCGGGAGGTGAAAACACGATGGGAGATGGGATCATAGCAGCAGTAGCCCTTAGTGTTAGGCGGGtagccaagaaagatgcaggcgacGGAGCGAGGTGCGAGCTTATGAGGTGCAGTGGCGGCGatgctaggatagcaaaggcagCCGAAGATGCGAAGCCCTTCATAAGAGGGAGGTGCaccgaagagaagatggtgaggtgtgAAGTTCCCGCGAGTGCGACATGGACGGATGTTGATGAGGAGAGAAGCGGTGGCGAGAGCGTCAGGCCAAAAGCACGGAGGCACATTGGCATGAAAGAGAAGAGTCCGAACGCAGTCGTTAAGAGTGCGAAGGATGCGCTCAGCACGACCGTTCTGTTGCGAGGTATAtgggcaagtgagacgaaaaatcGTGCCATGTGTGGTGAGAAGATTACGAACAGCGGTGTTgtcaaactccttcccgttgtcgGTCTGCAACGCAAGTATGGGGCGACCAAACTGCGTGAGAACATAAGAGTAGAAAGCGGCGAGAGTGGATATAGCATCCGACTTGcggcgcaacgggaaggtccacacataatgcgaaaaatcgtcaagtatgacaagataatagAGAAAGCCCGTATTGCTTGCAacaggagatgtccaaacatcactatgaattaactcaaacgggtatgaTGCAACGAAGGAAGAAGGCCTAAACGGAAGACGAGCATGTTTGCCAAGGCGacatgcatgacacgagtgatcctcgttcttattacacgtgaaagaaaaGCTCAGAAGTATGTGGCGAAGTGTAGCAGGATTAGGATGACCCAAACGAGCGTGCCAAAGATCCACTCCGGTGGCGAGAACGACAGGGGCGGCGGAAGTGATGGAGGTGGCGGAgtgaaccgggtagagctcgtcggggctgtcacatcggtggagcaccatccgcgtgcgagcgtccttaacagaaaaaccacatGCGTCAAATTCAACAATGaccggattttcacgtgtaagagaacgaacggaaacaagatttttaataaggTCAGGAGAAACAAGAATATTAGACATAGATATAGGAGTGGAGTTAGATGGAAAATACGTATGTCCAATATGGGTGATGGGAAGAGAAGAACCGTCACCGACGGTGATGCGGTTGGAGGTGTGGACAGCATGGGCAGTGTGGAGGTTACCGGGGTACGCCGCCATGTGAGCGGTGGCGCcactgtccatgtaccaatcaccgccGCCGGTGTAGCTGGATGGAGAGGGAGCGGTGTGGAGAGCCGCCAAAAGAGCCGGATCCCATGGCGCCGGCGGGAGAGGCGCTGCAGTCAGCAGGGGCAGCGGCGGCTGCTGCCCGGAGGGCGCTGCATAGGGCTGCGGCGCGGTGTAGTACGCCTGGTGTGATGGAGGCCGAGTGCCAAGAAGACCCGCAGTAGGGGCCCGAGGAACCGGCATGGAGTAGGCGTGGACAACGCCGGTCCATGGGTTCTGGCCGGCGTACCACGGAGCCGGCTGAGGGGCCTGCTGCTGCGGGCGAGGTGCTCCTCCCTGAGCACCACCACCGCCCCCCTGCTTGCGGCCACCCCGGCGGCCGCcgcgacgacccccccccccccattggcCGCCGGCTGGGGCGGCGGGAAGGGGGTGGCTGGAGCGGGCAGGAAGCCGGGCGGGAAGGCGGGCGCCGCCGGCTGGGGCGGCGTTGGGCGGGGCGGTGGAGGGGCCGAACCCCCGCGAGTGCCGGTGATGAGGGCGGTGTGGGTCGCGCGTGTCCGGGCCACCCGCATCCGGCGCTCCTCCAGCTTGAGGTACGCGACCACCTTGGCGAAGGTGGGCtccgggatgagggtgaggttggaggcggcgtttccgaagtcctcgttgaggccgccggagagggtgctgatgaggagctcgtcgccgatcTTCTCGCCCAGATCACGGAGCTCATCGgcgagcttcttgaggcgcatgcaaaaatcATCGATGGACGAGTCAAGTTGTTGGCACCTGTAAAACTCACCATAGAGGAGGACCTTGCGCTGCAGccgattgtcggtgaagaggccattgagcttggtccagaccgcatgggcgtcgtcctcgtcgttcaccacggtgtggaagaggtcgctggagatggtgaggtagaaccagcggatgatggtggcgtcgaggatcatccactcctcgtcgtGGATCATGAGTGCCGAGTCTACGGTGTCGTCCACGTGGCCGTGCAGGAGGTACTCAGGGAACACAAGCGAAAAATACCGCTTCCAAGCGGAGTAGGAGGCGGTGGTGTGATCGAGCTTGACCGGAACGCGCTCatggatgttgaggtcgcggacgagggtgacgtcgggaccggcgaacgggttggagacggtggaggaggaggagctcatggTGGTAGATGGGGGCGGTTGCGGCGCGGGTGAGAgagggaggtgcgcggcgcgggagggagggaggggcgcGGGTGGGAAGGGAGGCGGAAGCGGTGAGGTGGGGCGGCGGCAGCCTcgggagggggaggcggcggcggctggtgacggcggcggcggctagggttaggatcgTGCTGCGAAAGATACCATGTAGAAGGACAAGATATGGGCTGTGCAATCTCAATGTATTGATCGATGCACCagacacgtatatataagtacagaggtgggccataacctcaactatacaaagaaaACAGGAGGTGGGCCCTACACACAAATATACACGTACATAATATACTCAACAATTTGGAATGATGaagggtgattagaggataaattgagaagtgataaggggtggtgattacagactagaagttaaaataattcagaaatttgaaaattcaaaaaaattaagcaACGGTTTAATTCTTCCTCCTTTCGTGTTTCTCCCTTGTCTTGCTCTCTTTCTACGCCCGGGATATGCAAATTAAGCAACTCTTCTGCACGGCCTGCAACATCAGTTTGGAGAGCAGAGAGAAAGAGATAACCCAGAGAGATATTTGGTGTTGGATTGCAACTTCAGCAAAATCACTATCGCCGTGGCGATACTGTTATACGAAAACAATCTTGTAC
The sequence above is drawn from the Triticum aestivum cultivar Chinese Spring chromosome 7A, IWGSC CS RefSeq v2.1, whole genome shotgun sequence genome and encodes:
- the LOC123147763 gene encoding norbelladine synthase-like; the encoded protein is MKGSLCHELKSSLPAAEVWEVYGGLLLGQLIPQLLPDVLSKVEVVVGDGGVGTVLRLTFPPGIPGLEYQKEKFIKIDNDNFVKEALVIEGGLLDLGFLKYLVRLEIVGDADKTCIIRSTVEYEVEDEHTGNASFITTSTFARIAEAITKYIKAQKGDEKAPEETS